The proteins below come from a single Balaenoptera musculus isolate JJ_BM4_2016_0621 chromosome 1, mBalMus1.pri.v3, whole genome shotgun sequence genomic window:
- the SNIP1 gene encoding smad nuclear-interacting protein 1, whose product MKEVKSERDRGSRRRHRDGDMVAAAVVVKQERLSPESVPPVHRRPDSSGGSPSPPAGESGRPSHRGNRARGGSRSPAKKKNKSSGRRSKSPRSKRSRSPHHSTVKVKQEREDHPRRGREDRPHREPSGQEHRRARNSDRDRHRGHSHQRRSSVERPGSGQPQGRDRDAQNLQAQESEREFHNARRREHRQKNEAGGNASQDSLPQPGPGSNNKDKEVPVKEKPSFELSGALLEDTNTFRGVVIKYSEPPEARIPKKRWRLYPFKNDEVLPVMYIHRQSAYLLGRHRRIADIPIDHPSCSKQHAVFQYRLVEYTRADGTVGRRVKPYIIDLGSGNGTFLNNKRIEPQRYYELKEKDVLKFGFSSREYVLLHESSDTSEVDRKEDEDDEEEEEVSDS is encoded by the exons ATGAAGGAGGTGAAGAGCGAGCGGGATCGGGGGAGCCGACGAAGGCACCGGGACGGCGACATGGTGGCGGCAGCGGTGGTGGTGAAGCAGGAGCGCCTCAGCCCGGAATCCGTGCCTCCCGTGCACCGCCGCCCGGACTCCTCCGGCGGTAGCCCGTCCCCACCGGCCGGCGAGTCGGGCCGCCCGAGTCACCGCGGGAACCGAGCCCGAGGAGGTAGCCG GTCtccagccaaaaagaaaaacaagtcctCAGGGAGAAGAAGCAAGTCTCCCCGGAGTAAGAGAAGCCGAAGTCCTCACCACTCAACAGTCAAAGTAAAGCAG GAACGTGAGGATCATCCCCGGAGAGGCCGGGAGGATCGGCCACACCGAGAACCCTCAGGACAGGAACACAGGCGAGCTAGGAACAGTGACCGAGACAGACACCGTGGCCATTCCCACCAGAGGAGAAGCTCGGTCGAGAGGCCTGGCAGCGGGCAGCCTCAGGGACGGGATCGAGATGCCCAGAACCTACAGGCGCAGGAATCTGAGCGGGAGTTTCACAACGCCCGGCGCCGGGAGCACCGCCAGAAGAACGAAGCCGGCGGTAACGCATCTCAGGACTCACTTCCTCAGCCTGGCCCTGGCAGCAACAACAAAGACAAAGAAGTGCCTGTTAAAGAAAAGCCAAGCTTTGAACTTTCTGGGGCACTTCTTGAGGACACCAACACCTTTCGGGGTGTAGTCATTAAATACAGCGAGCCCCCGGAAGCACGTATCCCAAAAAAACGGTGGCGTCTCTACCCCTTTAAAAATGATGAGGTGCTTCCAGTGATGTACATCCACCGACAGAGCGCTTACCTCCTGGGCCGACACCGCCGCATCGCAGACATTCCCATCGATCACCCCTCCTGTTCAAAGCAGCACGCCGTCTTTCAGTACCG GCTTGTGGAATATACCCGTGCTGATGGGACAGTTGGCCGCAGGGTGAAGCCCTACATCATTGACCTTGGCTCAGGCAATGGAACGTTCCTGAACAACAAGCGAATTGAGCCCCAGAGATACTACGAACTGAAGGAAAAGGATGTCCTTAAATTTGGGTTCAGCAGCAGAGAGTATGTTCTGCTCCACGAGTCCTCTGACACCTCTGAAGTAGACAGGAAGGAAGACGAGGatgacgaggaggaggaggaagtatcTGACAGCTAG
- the DNALI1 gene encoding axonemal dynein light intermediate polypeptide 1 translates to MIPPADSLLKYDTPVLVSRNKEKRSPKARPLKVSPQQPGPSGPVPQPPKTKLPSTSCVPDPTKQAEEILNAILPPREWVEDTQLWIQQVSSIPSTRMDVVHLQEQLDLKLQQRQARETGICPVRRELYSQCFDELIREVTINCAERGLLLLRVRDEIRMTIAAYQTLYESSVAFGMRKALQAEQGKSDTERKIAELETEKRDLERQVNEQKAKGEVIEKRESERRQVEEKRHNEEIQFLKRTNQQLKAQLEGIIAPKK, encoded by the exons ATGATTCCCCCCGCGGACTCTCTGCTCAAGTATGACACCCCGGTGTTGGTGAGCCGGAACAAGGAGAAACGGAGCCCCAAA GCTCGGCCACTGAAAGTCAGCCCTCAGCAGCCCGGACCCTCAGGTCCCGTCCCACAGCCACCAAAGACCAAGCTCCCCTCAACTTCCTGTGTCCCAGATCCTACAAAGCAGGCAGAAGAAATCTTGAATGCCATCCTGCCCCCGAG GGAGTGGGTGGAGGACACGCAGCTGTGGATCCAGCAGGTGTCCAGCATCCCCAGCACCAGGATGGATGTGGTGCACCTCCAGGAGCAGCTGGACCTGAAGCTGCAGCAGCGGCAGGCCCGGGAGACCGGCATCTGCCCGGTGCGCCGGGAGCTGTACTCGCAGTGTTTCG ATGAGCTGATCCGCGAGGTTACCATCAACTGTGCGGAGCgagggctgctgctgctgcgagTCCGGGACGAGATCCGCATGACCATCGCTGCCTACCAGACCCTGTATGAGAGCAGCGTGGCATTTGGCATGAGGAAGGCGCTGCAGGCCGAGCAGGGGAAGTCAGACACGGAGAGGAAA ATTGCAGAATTAGAAACGGAAAAGCGAGATTTGGAGAGGCAAGTGAACGAACAGAAGGCAAAAGGTGAGGTCATCGAGAAGCGCGAGAGTGAGAGGAGACAGGTGGAGGAGAAGAGGCACAACGAAGAGATTCAGTTCTTGAAGCGGACTAATCAGCAGCTGAAG gccCAACTGGAAGGCATTATTGCACCAAAGAAGTGA